Proteins from one Coregonus clupeaformis isolate EN_2021a chromosome 29, ASM2061545v1, whole genome shotgun sequence genomic window:
- the LOC121544924 gene encoding delta-like protein 4 produces MATWFTFIIAIVITIFTQVLGSGVFELDLHQFQNNRGLLANGIACSPACRTFFRVCLKNYQTIVSPGDCYFGSVVTPVLGNNSFSVMEDGTFTKPIRLPLTHFAWPGSFSLIIEAWYSPSADLPEDTNNPALLISSFCIQRKLEVGDEWSQDVQSGGQTELRYSYRFICIENYYGDSCSKICAPRDDRFGHYTCNPEGQISCLPGWKGEYCEEPICLEGCSKNNGNCSRPGECVCREGWQGNFCDECKRHPSCKHGTCHQPWQCTCNEGWGGLLCDQDLNYCTHHKPCRNEATCMNTGQGSYTCTCQPGFTGDKCDSEVRECDSQPCRNGGLCLDLENGYRCACPQGYEGSHCEHRMLTCADSPCFHGKCRERDNGRSYLCECPGGFTGLNCEKKVDKCTSLPCTNGGRCVIHGTTRWCSCRSGFTGPRCEININECSMNPCANGATCMDRINDYTCICPLGYNGRNCDKPTDRCAPKPCRNGGTCTDGAKGQPAACTCPAHFSGPQCQYYNVPLLISPSPSPSPVREPLDRLHWAAICLGVGLVVLLVLICMVSMVLRHIQQQRKREQASETMNNLSDVQKENLISDLQLKNTNQKVDLDLEVDCLREKSQNHKHINYHLDYKTSKDYKDEPSQEDKDDNCKKTIEEKMPLTRKYSERPECRISTICSPRDSMYQSVFVIAEEKNECVIATEV; encoded by the exons ATGGCAACTTGGTTTACCTTTATCATCGCAATTGTTATAACGATTTTTACGCAG GTTCTGGGATCTGGTGTATTCGAGCTTGATCTTCATCAGTTTCAGAATAATAGAGGTTTGCTGGCAAACGGCATAGCCTGCAGTCCAGCCTGTAGGACTTTTTTCCGAGTTTGCTTGAAGAACTACCAGACCATAGTGTCACCAGGTGACTGCTACTTCGGCAGTGTCGTTACACCTGTACTAGGCAACAACTCGTTCAGCGTTATGGAGGACGGCACGTTCACTAAACCTATTCGCCTGCCACTCACCCACTTTGCATGGCCG GGTTCGTTTTCTCTAATAATTGAAGCATGGTATTCTCCTTCAGCGGATCTACCTGAAG ATACAAACAACCCTGCCTTATTGATTAGTTCTTTTTGCATCCAAAGAAAGTTGGAAGTAGGGGATGAGTGGTCCCAGGATGTGCAGAGTGGGGGGCAGACAGAGTTAAGGTACTCATACCGGTTCATCTGCATTGAAAATTACTACGGGGACAGTTGTTCCAAAATATGTGCTCCAAGAGACGACCGTTTTGGCCACTACACCTGCAACCCTGAAGGGCAAATATCATGTCTACCGGGCTGGAAGGGAGAATACTGCGAAGAAC CAATTTGCCTTGAAGGGTGCAGCAAAAATAATGGAAATTGCTCAAGGCCAGGAGAGTGTGT ATGCAGAGAGGGTTGGCAGGGCAACTTCTGTGATGAGTGTAAGAGGCATCCGTCCTGCAAACACGGCACCTGTCATCAGCCCTGGCAGTGCACCTGCAATGAGGGCTGGGGAGGCCTCCTCTGTGACCAAG ATCTGAACTATTGCACCCATCACAAGCCGTGTCGTAACGAGGCCACCTGTATGAACACGGGCCAGGGGAGCTACACCTGTACCTGCCAGCCAGGCTTCACAGGGGACAAGTGTGACAGCGAGGTCAGGGAGTGCGACAGCCAGCCCTGTCGGAATGGAGGCCTGTGCTTG GACCTTGAGAACGGTTATAGGTGTGCATGCCCACAGGGGTACGAGGGGTCGCACTGCGAGCACAGAATGCTGACTTGCGCTGATTCACCCTGCTTCCACGGGAAATGCAGAGAAAGAGACAACGGGCGGAGCTACTTGTGCGAGTGCCCAGGGGGCTTCACTGGACTCAACTGTGAGAAGAAAGTGGACAAATGCACCTCCCTGCCCTGTACAAATG GTGGACGTTGTGTTATCCACGGCACCACACGCTGGTGCAGCTGCCGCTCAGGATTCACCGGCCCACGCTGTGAGATTAACATCAACGAGTGTTCCATGAACCCCTGCGCCAACGGAGCCACCTGCATGGACCGCATCAACGACTACACCTGTATCTGCCCCCTGGGCTACAATGGCCGCAACTGTGACAAGCCTACTGACCGCTGTGCCCCCAAACCCTGCCGAAACGGTGGGACATGCACCGATGGGGCCAAAGGCCAGCCCGCTGCCTGCACCTGCCCAGCACACTTCAGTGGCCCCCAGTGCCAGTACTACAACGTGCCTTTACTCAtctcccccagccccagccccagccccgtCAGAGAGCCCCTGGACAGGCTCCACTGGGCAGCCATCTGTCTGGGTGTGGGCCTGGTGGTGCTCCTGGTGCTGATCTGCATGGTGTCCATGGTCCTGCGCCACATCCAGCAGCAGAGGAAGAGGGAGCAGGCCTCAGAAACCATGAACAACCTATCAGATGTCCAGAAGGAGAACCTCATATCTGACCTGCAGCTGAAGAACACCAACCAGAAGGTGGACCTGGACCTGGAGGTGGATTGTCTCAGGGAGAAGTCACAAAACCATAAACACATCAACTACCACTTGGACTACAAAACCTCCAAGGACTACAAGGATGAACCATCACAAGAGGATAAAGATGACAACTGTAAAAAGACCATAGAGGAGAAAATGCCATTGACTAGAAAATACAG CGAAAGGCCAGAGTGTAGGATATCAACGATATGTTCTCCAAGAGATTCAATGTACCAGT